The Sorangiineae bacterium MSr11954 DNA segment TGGCGGAGACCGAACAGCGCGGCGCGGCCGTCGTATTCGCACGTCTCGGCGGCCTTGCCTTCCTTCTCGATGGTGTATTTCAGGTGCACGCTAAACTGATTGCCCGCGTGCGCCGGCGTGAAGAAGACGCGCCAGTTCGTGAACTCGGCGCGGTGCTTGGTCGGGGGCTCGGCCGCTCGGGCTTTGACCGGCGGCTTCGCGTACGTGCACTTGTCGGCGGGATCTTTGAGCTCGCCGGGGGAGCCGGGGACGGCGGGAACGGCCGGGTACTCCTGAACCGCCGCGTTCGCGATCAACTCGGCGTTGTCGATGACGCAGAAGTTGCCCGACGGCTCGCTGCTCGTGAAGTGACCCCACGCCCAGTGGTGGTGGTCGGCATTGGGGTCCGGATCGACGGGGGGCTTCAGCCCGAGGCGGCCCTGGACGCGATCGAGCTCGCCAGCGAGGAAGCCGGGGGCCAGCGCGGCCGAGATCCGCTCCAAGTTGGGACGGCCGTCCTCGCCGACGTCGTTGTAGGAGTTGACGTAGATAACGTCGGTATCGAGCTTGGAGCAGTCTCCGGTACCCGAAACGAGGGTGTACTTAACCGTGTACGTCCCCGTACCGGTACGGCATAGAGGAGTCGATTGATCGCATCCAACGCCGCCCACAACGAAGGCGATGGAGGCGGCGAGACCCGCGCCGACGAGGCGCGAGACACGTGCGGACCGGACATAATGCAAGATGGACGCGTACATCAGAAGCTCCCTCGAATGCCGAAGCGGAACTGCCGCGGCTCTTGATAATTGTTGGCGTTCCCGAAGTTCGGATTTTTCTGGCTAGGCTCGAATGCGCTGCCGTCTTGGCGCCGGATGGCACCCGGTTGATCGAGGTCGGCTCGACTCCCGTTGGCGATGGGCAAGACATCGACGGCAGTGTAACGATTGTCCCTACTCAGTTCGGTTTGGAAGTTCAAGAGATTGAAGATGTCCATGGTAAGTCCCAGGGTCATCCCGTTCTCGAACTTGACGTTGTAACCGACGTGGGTTCCCACGTTCCCGTTCCACGGTAACCGGTCGCCGGTGCCGCGGGGGAGCAGGTAGATGGTATCGCTTCCGTAGATTAGGTGACTCCCCAAGAAGTTGGTAGGGGAACCGGAACGAACGTTCACCGATGCACCAACTTGAACCACGGACTCCTTGGTCACGTTGATGTCTTTGGCAGCGTAAACCTTGATCTGATGCCGACGGTCGCCCGGAAGATCGCCCGTCTGGTTGACCAACAGGGATTTCAGGTCGAACGTGGAGTTGATGTTCGGGTCGAGCTGACCGGTGGTGGGATCGTAGAGCCCCGCGCTGTTGCCGCGCAGCCAGGACAACGTGTAGCTGACCTGGGCGAGCCACTGGTCCGCGAAGGTCTTCATGAAGTACGCGGTGCCCGCGTCGTAGTTCCGCGAGGCCTCCGGAAATCCCTTGGCGATCCCCTTGCCCGGGTTGCCGATGAAGTACGTGGTCCCCTCGTCGTTGCTCATGTCCTCGACGATGTTGTTCATCCATCGTCGCGTGTAGGACAAGCCAAAACGACCGTTCTTCACGATCTCGTACTCGCCGCCGGCCACGATCTCGCTCTGCGACTGCGGGCTCAGATCCGGATCGATGATCGACTTTCCGCCGCCGGTACCCTGGTACTTCCGCTCCGGTACGCCTTCGATTGGCGCGGCGCCGCCCCGGGCCTTCCCCGTGAGCTGCGCTGCGTCGGCGTTGCAAACGGTGGTCGCTTGCGCGACGTCCAGCGGGTTGCATCGGGCCGGGGCCACGGCGCCCATCAGCCGGCCCTCGCCCGTCTGCCGATCCAAATGGTCCAGCGGGACGCTCTCGTAGAAGCGCGCGTAGTTGAAGAACAGCTTGGAACGACCGCTCTGGGTGGGATCGAAAATGACACCGACGCGCGGCGAAAGTTGGTTCACCAGCGACATGCGCAGTTTCCCGTCGCTGCCGAACATGAACTGATTGTCGTAACGCACGCCGACGTTCAGGGTCACCTTATCCATGACCTGCCAGCTGTCCTGGATGAACCCACCGACGTTGAAGGAGTGCGTCCTGGTGACGAGGCGCGTAATGCCGATTCCCTCGTCCGGCGACTGCGCATAGCCGTAACCGCGATAACGGTCGAACCGGCTGCCGCTGCCGTTCTCGCGCCATGTCACGCCACCGCCGTAGCCGCGGCTCCACCAGGACGAGAGCAGCTCGAGCTCGACGCCTGCTTTGATGACATGGTGCCCCGCCGCCTGCGCGAGGACGGTGAGGATGCTCTTGCCCGAGTAGACGTCGAACACCTGCTGATCGAGAAAATCGGGGCCGCCGCCGCTGTAGGTCTGGAGCGGGCAGGTGGTCAGCGTCTTTCTGCCGGTTGGATCGGAGGGATCCTTGACCGGGGTGCACGATCCCGACGGAACGCTCTCGAACTCTTCGACCCCGTGCAGATTGGGGCTCCGGCGGTAGCGAACTTGCGGGAGCCCCGAGAGCCCCAAGCCGCTGCCGACATTGAAGCCGTCGGCCGAGAGGCGGCCGCCGAGCTCGTGGTGCCAGCCAAAGGTCGTATCGAGGATCTTCGACTTGTTGTCGAACTCCGAGGTCCATTTGATCACGGTGTCGAACGCGCCCGAGCGATACGTGCGGGCGAGCGCACCATACGCGCCCGTGAGGTTGAACTCGGACGTGGTGGCGTTCTCGACGAGGCCGGTGGTGGGGCTCACCGCATAATCGCCGCCACCGCCCGCCGTGGTCGGGGTGGCCGTGAAGGTCAAGGCGAGCTTGTTGTCCTGATTGATGCGCAAATCGAGCTTGCCGACGAACTGATACGAGGTCTGGACCGCCTTGAATTTTTGAAGGCTCCCCGGGACCTCCGTCCCTTGCACGTTGTAGTCCGGCAAGCCGTTGGTGCCGGGGGCGCTCTGCCAGATCGTGCGATCCAAATCGTAGATGGCGCGCGAGACGCCGAAGCCGACGTAGTACCAAAGTCGGTCTTTGACGATCGGGCCGCTCTGATCGAAGCCCACGTCGTAAATGTTGCCCAGGTTGCGGCGCGTCTGGACGGCCGTGCCCAGGAAGTACGGGTATTTTCGGCTGCCTTCGAGGGCGCCCGGGGTCCAGTTGGCCCACACCGACCCGTGGTACTCGTTGGAGCCCGACTTGGTCACGACATTGAGGATGCCGCCCGTCGAGCGTCCGTACTCGGGCATGTAACCGCCGGAGAGGACGTTCACCTCTTTGATGAACTCGATCGAGAGCGGCGAGCCGTTGATGCCGTACTTGGCGCTGTTCGTTCGAAGGCCGTCGATGATGTACGAGTTCTCGGGGGACGTGGCGCCGTTGACCGACGTGCCGTACTGGTCTGCGTTGGCGCCCGGGGTGGACTCCGCCACCGACTCGAACGTGCGCTGCGCACCACCGTGCGCACCGGGGTTCGTGACGGGGATGCGCGACGTAAAGTCGCTGTTCACGTTGGAGCCCGTGGTGCTCGATCCGATGTCGACCGTGGGCGCGTGGGCGACGACGACGACCTCCGCGGCCTTCAAACCTTCGGGGAGGATGTCGGCGTCGAGGCGGATGGTCGCATCCGCGCGCATCTGGATCTGATCGCGCTGGTATGCGCGGTATCCTTCTTTGTCGAGGTGCAGCGTATAGACGCCTGGCGGCAATGACGGGATGCGGTATGTTCCAGAAGCGTCCGTGGTGACGATCTGCTCACCCTGAAGGGCGGGCGAAGTCACCGTGACAACGACGTCGCGCGCTCCTTTTTTCGTCTCGGCATCGACAACCTTGCCGGTAAGGACCGCCGTTCCCTGCGCATTTGCCGGTGCTACGATTGCGACCGTGGCGGATATCGCCGCCGCGGAAAGTGCCCAGTTGGAAAAAGTTCTTCGTCTCATTGCTCCCCGTTGCCCGGGCCGCGAACACACCCTTACCTGCTGGCGACGGGTGCGCTCTTCGGTTGGGACTGTCTTTGACAAGGCAAATTTACGGTTGAGCCTAGCCCCCCTATGTATGGGCATTCGGCAGAGTATGGGCGATCGGTAAACGGACTCCTTACCTGAGAACCGCGGTGTGCTCGGGAATACCTGGACTAGATGGAGGGTTCTCGAGGTAGACAGGCGCGATCTCAAGCTGCGGATAAGACACGACAAGATTAATGCGGCACTATTCGCCAATTTCTGATGCCTCCGCAAGAGGCAAGATGCAGTTCTCGCACTCCGCCCACCTTGGGGTCTCATTTTTGGATTCCGCTTGGATTCTTCGGGCGGCGCGCTGAAAAGCGTTGACAGAGCAACATAGATCCAGGGTGATCACCCGCTCGGGAATCTGGCTCGATCCGAGAAAGTGTGTGCCGCAGAGCCGTGCCGGCTCGATGACCATCGTGCAACGGCGTGCCCGCGGAGCGCACGCAACGCGCGCGGCGCATGGGGCGTGCGCGATGTAGGTAAACGACGCGCTTCGTTCTAGCGAGAGTGCGTCAAATCACCAATAACGGTATTTGGCATTCGCAGTTTGGATTTGCGTTGGCACCGCCGTCCTTTGCCATCAAGGTGGTGGGGCGCTGACCGCTTATTTCACGTGCGGGGGCAGCGCGCTCACAACATCCATCGATCCCTTCTTCGAGGAGGTAAGGACATGTTTCGTCCTTCAGCACTCGCAATCTGTCTCTTTACCGCCGGCGTGGCCTCGGTGTTCGGCGGCTGTTCCAGCGACAAAGATCCGTCCGCGACCAACGACCCACCGAACGATCCGCCGAAGGGCGATCCGGCGGGTGGAGGCTCGAACGATGGGCAGCTCGGGGCCCCGCCGAACGCGCCGCCCGACGGCACACCGGACGACGTGGAGCTGGAGGATGGAGGTCGAAGCTCGGACGCGCGCGCCTCCGCGCCGCCGCCGCCCCGCGATGCGGGAGGCCCGGTGGTGACCGACGCGGGATCGGGCGCAAAGGACGCGGGCCCCAGCCCCGGCCCCGATCCGGCCGCGCAGGTTTGCGCGCGATGGCGGAGCGATCGGCAGGAGCGCGCAGAGGGCGCGTGGAGCGGCAATGTGGCCGCGTGCAACGCGGGCGACACGGCCTCTCCGGGGCGCGCGAACGCGCTCAAGCTGGTGAACCTCTATCGCTGGATGGCGGCGCTTTCCCCGGTCACCGACGATGCGGCGAAGAACGCGAAGAGCCAGCAGTGCGCGCTCATGATGGACGCGAACAAGTCGCTCAACCACTCGCCGCCCACCACCTGGAAGTGCTATTCGCAAGACGGCGCCGATGGCGCGGGGCGGAGCAACATCGCCACCACCCCGGGGGTGAAGGCCGTGGATCTCTACATGTCGGATCCGGGCAACGAGACGACGCTCGGCCACCGCCGCTGGATCCTCTCGAAGTCGCTCGGGCCCATCGGCCTCGGCTCCACCAGCAACTATTCGTGCATGAACGTCATCGGCGGCAGCGGCAACGAGGCGCGCCCGTACGTGGCGTGGCCGCCGGGGGGGCCCTTCCCTTCCGGCGCCCTCAAGGCGTCGTTCAGCTACCAGCTCGACAAGACGGGGTGGTCGATCCAGAGCGACACCATCGATCTCTCGAAGGGCACCGTCACCATCACCGACGGCGGCACCAACATGCCGGTGACCGTCAACGTCCTGGGCGCGAACTACGGCAGCCGATATGCGATTCGCATGGTGCCCAACGGCTGGACTTCGCAAAAGGGGCACACTTATTCGGTTAGCGTTAGTGGTATATCGCAGCCGATCAATTACCAAGTACAAATTACGGACTGCGATTAGGCGCATATCGCCGGCGGCGTCGCGCGGCGAAGGCGGCGCCGCGCGACGCAGGCAAGGTCGCGCGACGAAGAGGCTTCCTACCCCCTTCTCGTGCGAGCTCGTACATCCGCGCCCCCTGAATCGACCGCCAGGACGCTAGGTCGCCAACAGGTCCGAATGCATCGAAACCCCTCGCGACCCTCGTGCCCTGGCGGTTCCATCCTCTTCTTCTTTCCCTACGGCTCCCGATAGAACCGCGGAACCCGCCGCGAAATCGAGGTGAGCACCTCCCACGCGATCGTCCCCACGTGCCCGGCAATTTCCTGCGTCGAGATCACGTCGCGCCCGAGCGGCCCCTCTTGCGACCCTAGAACGACGGCCTCGTCGCGCACGCTCACGCCCTCGTGATCCGTCACGTCGATCATGACCATATCCATGGATACGGCGCCGACGATGGCGGCGCGCTTCCCGCGGACGAGGACGTGCCCCTTGTTCGAGAGCTGCCGCGAGAGCCCATCGGCATAGCCCATGGCGATGGTCGCGATGCGCGAGCGCCGGGGCGCCCGCCAGAGGGCGCCGTAGCCCACCTTGCCGCCGGCGGGGATCTCGCGCAGGTCGATGATTTCCGAGCGAACGCGCATCACCGGGCGAAGCTCGCCGACGGGGCTGGAGCGCGGAGCCTCGTCGCCCGTGATGAGCGGCGGAGCCACCCCGAAGAGCGCAATTCCGGGTCGCACGGCATCGAAGCGCGCATCGGCTTCGGCGATGTCCGAGCGGAGGACGGCCGCGCTGTTGGCGGCGTGGCGCACCTCGGGGACGACGCCGCGCTCGCGCAAAAAGGCGGTGGCTTCGTCGAAGAGCGCGATTTGCGACTGCGTCTCCTCGGGCGAGAGCGCGTCGGCTTGCGCCAGGTGGGTCATCAAGCCGCGGACGGTGAGCTCGTTTCGCGCTTCGTACGCCCGAAGCTGGACGGCGAAGTCGGGCAGCTCGTCCAGGGTGATGCCGAGGCGTGACATGCCGGTGTCGATCTTCACGTGCACGTCGACCGGCCCTCGCACCTCCCCGCTGCGCACCAGGCGCGCGAACGCCTCGAGCTGCGCTTCGTCGTAGACGACGGGGGTCAGGCCGCGCGCGAGCACCTCGGCCTGCGCCGAGCCGTAGTAGCCGCCCATGACCAGAATGGGCGCGGTGATGCCGGCCTCGCGCAGCTCGATGCCCTCTTCGAGGAGCGCCACGCAGAAGCCGTTTACCCCTGCCCGCTCCAAGGTGCGCGCCACCGCGGGTGCGCCGTGTCCGTAGCCGTCGGCCTTCAGCACGGCCCAGATCTTCGCTTGGCCCGCGTGGCGCTGGACCACCCGCAAATTGTGACGGAGGGACGCGAGGTTGATCTCGGCCCTCGTGAGCCGTACGGCGTCGGCCGGAGCCGCTCGGCGGGGACGCAGAACGCGTGGTTCGGAGGTTTTCGTCACGAGCATCTCTATACCGAACGCCGAGCAAAAGGAGCAGATTCCTGCGCCTTCATGTCGCCGGCAGTACGCGACTGGACGCGGTTAGATGCCACTGAACGGCGACCGCTTACTCGGCCGGCGAGGCGCTCCGGCCTACCGGCCGTCGTGGGCCTCCCTTCCGAGACTTCGCCGCCCACGGCGGCCGACTCACTCCACGAGAGAGCCGCCGCTCACCGCCGCCGCCGTGCTCGGCCGGAGACTCGCCGCCCGCGGCGGACGGCTCACTCCGCGAGAGAGCCGCCGCTCGCCGCTGCCGTGCTCGGAAGGCTGCTCTTGGAGCCGCCATCGCCCGCGATCACCCGTTCATGTGCATACTGCATACGATACAGACGCGCATAGATCCCCTGGCGGGCGAGCAGCTGCTCGTGCGTCCCGGACTCGGCAATGCGCCCTTTGTGAAAGACCACGATGCGATCGACCGCCTTGATGGTCGACAGGCGGTGGGCGATGACCAGCGCCGTGCGGTCAGCCATCACCGCCTCGAGCGCGATCTGGAGCTGCGCTTCGGTGTCCGAGTCGACGCTGGCGGTCGCTTCGTCGAGGATCAGGATGGGCGCGTCGCGGTAGACGGCGCGCGCGAAGGCGATGAGCTGCCGCTCGCCCGCGCTGAAGTTCGCGCCGCGCTCGTCGACCCGCGCATCGAGACCGGAGCCGTCTTCCTCGCCGGCTTTGCCGCCCGCGCCCACGCGCACCCCCGAGGCCTTGCGCCGCGCGAAGAGCTCGTAGGCTCCGATGCGACGGAGCGCGCGCTCGGCCTTGGCCCGATCGGGGACGGGATCGCTCATGGCGATGTTCGAGAGCACCGTCCCCGTGAACAAATAGACGTCTTGCGGGACCACCGAGAACTGTTCGCGCAGCGCGTGCCGATCGTAGCTGCGCACGTCCTTGCCGAAGACGCGGGCATGACCGTGGGTCACCTCGTAGAGGCGCAAAAAGAGGCTGGCCACGGTGCTCTTGCCCGCGCCGGTGGCGCCGACCAGCGCGATCTTCTCGCCGCGGTTGGCGAACAGGCTCACGTCCTTGAGGACGGGGACCCCGGGCTTGTACTCGAAGTTCACATCGGTGAATGACAGCGCCTCCTCGGGGGGCCCCTCGGGCGCGACGGCGCCCGATTCGGTGCGCACGTCCTCCACGTCCTTCTCGTCGAGGAGCTGGAAGATGCGCTCGGCGCCGGCCATCGCCGACTGCAGCACCGTGTAGCGCTGCGAGAGCATGCTGATCGGCTCGAAGAATTGCTTGATGTACTGGGTGAACGTCACCACCAGCGGAAACGAGACCGGCGCCCCCGCTTGCCCCACGCCCAGGGGATCGAGGACCCCGCCCGCGTGCTCCAGGCGCTTGACCCCCGCCCACCAGAGGACGCTGGCGATGCACAGGGTGCTCACCATCTCGATCGCCGCGTCCAAGGTGGCTTCGTAGTAGATGGATCGCTTGTTGGCATCGAGGTACGCGGAGTTGATGGCGTCGAACTCGCCCGCCGTGGCCTCTTCACGCCCGTACGCTTGCACCACCGAGATGCCGTTGACCTGCTCGTTGAGGAAGGCGTTGAGGCGCGCCGTCTTGGCGCGGATGTCGCGGAAGGCCTCGCGCGAGCGCTTTCGCACCCACTGCACGATGGCCCCCACGATGGGGATGGCCGCGAACGCGATGCACGACAGGCGCCAGTCGAGCAGGAGCATCATCACCACGATGCCCGCCAGCGACAGGAGATCGCCCATCGAGTTGAGCACGCCCGACGCAAAGAGCTCGCCCACCGCGTCGACGTCGTTGCTGGCGCGCGTGACCAGCCGGCCCACCGGTGTGCGGTCGAAATAGCGGAGCGAGAGGCGCTGGAAGAAGAGGAAGATGTGCGCGCGAAGATCGGCCATCGCGCGGGCGCCCACCAGCTGCATGGTGTAGAGCTGCGCGAGCATGGTCAATTGCGTGCCGACCACCAACAGCGACAGGAAGATGCCGTCGCGAAGGAGGCCGCTCGCGTCGTTTACGGCCGCGCGCCGCACGACGTCGCCCATCAGGATGGGGCGCAAGAGGCCGAGCGCCGTCACCACGCCGAGCGACATGAAGGAGAGCACCAAGAACTTCACGTGAGGCTTCACGAACGGCACCAGCCGGCGCATCAAGCGTCCGTCGTAGGCCTTTCCGATGGAGTCCTCTTCGTGGAACGCGCGCAGCTTCTCTTCGGCGCGCCCGCTCTTCTTCGCGGGCTTGCCGTTCTTCCCGTTCTTTCCGGCCGCTCCGTGGGCCGAGGCCGCGGCGGTCATGCGACCTCCGCGCGCCCGATGGGCGAAGGCGTGAGCGAAGGGGGCTCGAGCTCGATCTCCTCCAGCTCGTGCGCCATCTTTTGCTCCTCGGCGAAGGCCGCGTAAATTCCTTGGGTGCGCAACAACTCCTCGTGCGTGCCGCGCTCGACCACCCGGCCTTGATCGAGGACGACGATGGAATCACAGCGGGCCGCCGCCGCCACCCGGTGGGTGATGAGCACCACCGTGCGCGCCTTGGCCTGCCGCTCGATGGCCTGCAAAATAGCGGCCTCGGTCTTCGCGTCCACCGCGCTCAGGGGATCGTCGAGCACCAAAATTCGAGGCCCCCACGAGAGCGCGCGCGCCAGGGCCACGCGCTGCTTCTGCCCGCCCGAGAGCTGCACCCCGCGCTCGCCCACCACGGTGTCGAACTGCTCGGGCAGCGAGAGCGCCTCCTCGAGCACCTGCGCCTCACGCGCGGCGTCGCGGACCGTCTCCATCGCCTCGGGGGCGTCGGGATCGTCGAGGGAGAAGCCGATGTTGCGCGCGACGGTGGTGGAGAACAAAAAGGCGTCTTGTTGCGCGTACCCCACGGTTTGGCGCACGAAGGAGACGGGGAGATCGCAGACGTCGTGGCCGTCGATGAAGACGGCGCCGCGGGGGGTGGGGAGCAGGCGCGCCAGGAGCATGGCCAAGGTGGACTTTCCGGAGCCGGTGCGCCCGACGATGGCCACGCTCTTTCCGGCCGGCACCTCGAAGCTCACGCCGTCCAGGACCTTGCGCGTGTCGTACTCGAAGCCGAGGCCCGTGATGGTGATCGCGCCCTTGCTCTCCGCCGGCGCGGGGAGCGGGCCGTCGGTCACCTCGGGCTTCGCGTCGAAGATCTCCTTGAGGCGATCGAACGAAACGCGCCCGCGCTGCACGATCGAGAGCGAGAAGCCGAGGGCGATCACCGGCCATGTCATGCGGCCGAGGGCGAGCTGGAACGCGAAGAAGTCGCCCTTGGTGATGCCGCCGTCGGCGGGTCCGCGAAGGAGCAAGGTGCCGCCGTACCAGAAGAAGACCAGGATGCCCGCGGCGCTGGCGGCGCCCAAGAGGGGCATGATGAGGCCGCGCGTGCGGGCCAGCGCCAGGCTCGCCTCCAGGTACTCGCGGTTCACCTTCTGGAAGCGATGGAGCTCGCGCGTCTCCAAGGCGAAGCTGCGCACCACGCGCACGCCGGCCAGGTTCGTTTGGAGCGAGTCGGAGAGCCTGCCCAGCGCCTCCTGGGTGCTGCGCGTGCGCTCGAACATGCGGCGCGAGAAGGTGCGCGTCATGAGAACGGTGAGCGGCAAGGTGACGAAGGCGGCCAGGGTGAGCTTGCCGGAGATGGCCACCATGACCTGGAACGCGCTGCCGAAGGCGAAGACGACGTTCACCACATTGAGCACGCCGAAGCCGAAGAGGAGGCGCACTTGGGCCAGATCCCCCGTCGAGCGGCTCATGATCTCGCCCGACGACATCTTTCGATAGAAGGCGGTGCCCAGGCGGTGAAGGCGCGCGAGCAAGAGCGCGCGCAGCTCGTATTCCACGTTGCGCCCGGCGTTGAAGACGAAGAGCCGGCTCGCCACGCGGGTGGCGAACGCGAAGACCGCGAGCCCCAGCATCAACACCGACGGCTTCCACGCGTCCTCGGGGTGATCGCTGAAGATGCGGTCGATGGACGCCTTGGCGAGCCAATCGATGCGGTTCATGGCCAGCTGAAACGCGGCGAGCACCAGGGTGCCCGCGACGTACGCGGGCATGTGGCGCCGGAACTGTCCGGCGAGGGTCACATCCGTCACATTGGCCGCGTGGGCCACATTGGCCGCGTTCGACGCGTTTGCATTCGATGAATCGATGGGATTGGCCGCCATGAATGGTCCGAGATCAGCGCGCGCCGAGGGGTCTTCGGTGCGAAGACGAAAGAATGGGACGATTGGGGCCGTCCTTGGAAAGGGCAAGGTCTCCCACATCGACCCGGGTCGCCAAAAGACCCAACATGACCTTGGCGGCGCCGCGTCCATCGAGCTCTTGAACCACGCCGGTCTTTCCGACGAACGGTCCCGAAAGAACGCGCACGACCGAGCCTTTCTCCAGCGGCGCGAGCGGCCGGCCGCGCGTGCGCGCCGAGGAAGCCGGCAGCGAAGGCCGCGAACGGCCACGTGCTGCGGCCGCGCCCGACGCGCGCGCGAGCGCCCCCAGCGACGCACCCGACGCGAACGAATCGGGGCGCACGGCGGTTTCGGTCACCAGCGCGAACACGGGGGCGAGGGCCATCACCGCGTCGCCGAGCTGCTCGCCGACCAGCGCGGCGTGTTTGAGGACGAGATCGCGCGGGACCGACCACCCCAGCCACAGACCTCGGCGGCGAAAGTCCGCCGCGGCGCGCGCCAGACCCCCAGGTCGAGGATCGGCTGCCGCCCGGGGCGAGCCTTCGCCCTCCAACAGTGCTCGGACGTCGTTTGCGCTCGCCTCGCGCGTGGGGATGCGGGTTTCATCCTGGATTTTTTCAATTCCACCGAGGGAAAACTGATCGGGGAGCGCGTCGAAAAGACGGGCGATCTCCTCGGACACGGCGCGTGCATGGACCGATGGATAGATCTCGATGCTCACTTCGACAACATGGGCCTGGAGCCTCAAGGCCAAGATGGCGTTCTTGCGAACGGGGGCGTGAAAGAGGATGGACGCGGTCGCCGTTTTTGGCGGCTGCTCGGCGCCGGCCTCGCCCTGCCGCACGATTGGCTCCTCGTCCGACCACGTTGCTTCCACCTCGATACCAAGCTCGGACAGGCGCGCCGCGATCCTTCGGGCCCAGGCCACCATGCGCGACCGAAGCGGAACGAGGTTCGTTTTGGGCGCGGCTTGCGATGCCAGCGATGAGCCACGTTGGGTGGGGGCGAGCGACTCGAAGTCCGCCGACCGCAGATCGAGGGTCGCGCCCTCGGACGATTTTTTGGCTCCCTCGAGCGCCGATGCCGGCTGGCTATCGCTCCGCCGGTTCGGCTCCGCCCCAGTGTCTTTCATCTTCCCACGAGGGCGCCTCTCGTGGGTTCGACGATCCTTCGGTATCATGTGGATATTCCTAGGAAATCTGATTCAGCTACGCAAATTTAATGCATTGCGTTATGAGGTCGGTTCGGGGCATGTCTCCATCGTTGAGGGGGTCCGAGCGAGCGAGTCCTCGCCATCCTTTCGCTCCTGCGTGCCGTCGTGCTCGCGGGAATCGTGCCTCGCCTGCGAGCTCGGGTGGCATCCGTATCGCGTACGGATGCGGAATCGTTTCCCAGAGGGGATTGTTGTCGCGGTAGCTGTGACCATAAACTACGATCCTCCACTGTGCCGCGAATGAGAAAGACGAACATAGCTACGGCCGACGAGCCGGCAACGAAACCGCGCGCGAAGCGTGCCCCGAAAGCGAACACGGCGGGGCGTGCGCGCGGGCCTCGAGATTCCCAGAGCCCCGCGGCCTCCTCGCGCTCCGAGCACTCGGATTTGGATTCGCATTCGGACTCCGCCAAGAAGGACGACGAGTCCTACGAAGGGCCTCGCAGCGAGGCCGAACCCGAGGGCGAAGAGTCCAGCGCCTTGGAGGGACCGGAGAGTGAGCTCGATGCGGAGTCGAGCCCCGCGGCCGAACTCTCTGCCGACGAGGAGGTCGATCTGGACGATCCGGGCCTCGACGCGCCCGAGTCGACCCGCACGACCTTCCCCAACTCCGAGCGGGAGCCTGTTTCGGAGGCCGCGAGCTCGCTGGCTCGCTTCGACCCGATGGCCGCGTACCTGCGCGAGGTGCAGCGCCATCCACTGCTCACGCCCGAGGAGACGCACGAGCTCGCGGTTCGCTTCGTGGAGTCGGCCGATCCCGAGTCCGCCGCGCGCTTGGTCACGGCCAACCTGCGCCTGGTGGTGAAGATCGCATACGAGTACCGCCGCGCGTACAAGAACATCATGGACCTGGTGCAGGAGGGCAACATCGGCCTCATGCAGGCGGTCAAGCGCTACGATCCCTACCGCGGCGTAAAGCTATCGTCGTACGCGGCGTGGTGGATCCGGGCCTATATCCTGCGGTTCATTCTCAACAATTGGCGCTTGGTCAAGCTCGGGACCACGCAGGCGCAGCGCAAGCTCTTCTTCAACCTTCGGAAGAAGCGCGCGGAGCTGCAGGCGATGGGCATCGACCCGACGCACGAGGAGATCGCCAAGCGCCTCAACGTGCCCGAGAGCGAAGTGGCCGACATGGACGTGCGGCTCACGTCCAGCGAAAAGTCGCTCGACGCCCCGGTGGGCGACGCCGAAGGGCGGGCCATCGCCAAGGTCGACATGATGCCGAG contains these protein-coding regions:
- a CDS encoding TonB-dependent receptor gives rise to the protein MTSPALQGEQIVTTDASGTYRIPSLPPGVYTLHLDKEGYRAYQRDQIQMRADATIRLDADILPEGLKAAEVVVVAHAPTVDIGSSTTGSNVNSDFTSRIPVTNPGAHGGAQRTFESVAESTPGANADQYGTSVNGATSPENSYIIDGLRTNSAKYGINGSPLSIEFIKEVNVLSGGYMPEYGRSTGGILNVVTKSGSNEYHGSVWANWTPGALEGSRKYPYFLGTAVQTRRNLGNIYDVGFDQSGPIVKDRLWYYVGFGVSRAIYDLDRTIWQSAPGTNGLPDYNVQGTEVPGSLQKFKAVQTSYQFVGKLDLRINQDNKLALTFTATPTTAGGGGDYAVSPTTGLVENATTSEFNLTGAYGALARTYRSGAFDTVIKWTSEFDNKSKILDTTFGWHHELGGRLSADGFNVGSGLGLSGLPQVRYRRSPNLHGVEEFESVPSGSCTPVKDPSDPTGRKTLTTCPLQTYSGGGPDFLDQQVFDVYSGKSILTVLAQAAGHHVIKAGVELELLSSWWSRGYGGGVTWRENGSGSRFDRYRGYGYAQSPDEGIGITRLVTRTHSFNVGGFIQDSWQVMDKVTLNVGVRYDNQFMFGSDGKLRMSLVNQLSPRVGVIFDPTQSGRSKLFFNYARFYESVPLDHLDRQTGEGRLMGAVAPARCNPLDVAQATTVCNADAAQLTGKARGGAAPIEGVPERKYQGTGGGKSIIDPDLSPQSQSEIVAGGEYEIVKNGRFGLSYTRRWMNNIVEDMSNDEGTTYFIGNPGKGIAKGFPEASRNYDAGTAYFMKTFADQWLAQVSYTLSWLRGNSAGLYDPTTGQLDPNINSTFDLKSLLVNQTGDLPGDRRHQIKVYAAKDINVTKESVVQVGASVNVRSGSPTNFLGSHLIYGSDTIYLLPRGTGDRLPWNGNVGTHVGYNVKFENGMTLGLTMDIFNLLNFQTELSRDNRYTAVDVLPIANGSRADLDQPGAIRRQDGSAFEPSQKNPNFGNANNYQEPRQFRFGIRGSF
- a CDS encoding CAP domain-containing protein yields the protein MFRPSALAICLFTAGVASVFGGCSSDKDPSATNDPPNDPPKGDPAGGGSNDGQLGAPPNAPPDGTPDDVELEDGGRSSDARASAPPPPRDAGGPVVTDAGSGAKDAGPSPGPDPAAQVCARWRSDRQERAEGAWSGNVAACNAGDTASPGRANALKLVNLYRWMAALSPVTDDAAKNAKSQQCALMMDANKSLNHSPPTTWKCYSQDGADGAGRSNIATTPGVKAVDLYMSDPGNETTLGHRRWILSKSLGPIGLGSTSNYSCMNVIGGSGNEARPYVAWPPGGPFPSGALKASFSYQLDKTGWSIQSDTIDLSKGTVTITDGGTNMPVTVNVLGANYGSRYAIRMVPNGWTSQKGHTYSVSVSGISQPINYQVQITDCD
- the alr gene encoding alanine racemase; amino-acid sequence: MTKTSEPRVLRPRRAAPADAVRLTRAEINLASLRHNLRVVQRHAGQAKIWAVLKADGYGHGAPAVARTLERAGVNGFCVALLEEGIELREAGITAPILVMGGYYGSAQAEVLARGLTPVVYDEAQLEAFARLVRSGEVRGPVDVHVKIDTGMSRLGITLDELPDFAVQLRAYEARNELTVRGLMTHLAQADALSPEETQSQIALFDEATAFLRERGVVPEVRHAANSAAVLRSDIAEADARFDAVRPGIALFGVAPPLITGDEAPRSSPVGELRPVMRVRSEIIDLREIPAGGKVGYGALWRAPRRSRIATIAMGYADGLSRQLSNKGHVLVRGKRAAIVGAVSMDMVMIDVTDHEGVSVRDEAVVLGSQEGPLGRDVISTQEIAGHVGTIAWEVLTSISRRVPRFYREP